In the Trichoderma atroviride chromosome 4, complete sequence genome, CCTCCGCTGTACGATTCGCATCTAGTTCTGTGAGGTGGACAAGTTCCTTCTTCGCGGGGCAAAACACCCATTGATGTAAAAATGTGAGTTCGGCTTGATAGAATAAGGTCAGGTAATTCTCTGATATGCGCTTCCCATCGAATTGCAACATGCGAACAATCCGCTCTGGTGATTTGGACTTTCGCAGTAGCCGGTATGCTGTTTTAAGTCCTACTCCAGGAAGGCCATTGAGATAATCGCAGCCGCTCATGATCGCCATTCGTCGAAACTCTGCGTCACTCCAGCCGGTCAGAGAGATTTCACGACAGGCACAGAAATCTCGTCGGTTGATCTCGATGCAATTTCCGTATTGATCCAGCTTGGTAAGTAGCCGCTTGGCACCAAAAACGAGCAGATCTGAATCGTCTGAAAGAATGCCTCCGACTAAGCCCATGCGTTCGAGATAAACGAGCTGAGCATCGGCTTCGTAGGGGGCCACCACGTATGggatatccatcttcttcaactcttgGATCAGGGCGGACGCCATCTCCGGCGTAATATCAATGCATTTTTGGAACTCTTGCACTGCCTGAGAGGATTTCCCAGCTTTGAGGTATTCATTGGCAATCTTGAGCTTTTCCTCTCGCTTTTTGGCACGAGATTCTTCGGTAGCAGCTTTGCTAGGGAGATAGTCGCCATCAAATACCATGTAGGGCGTGACGCCAAAGTGCTTTAGCATTCTTACTCGATGCAAAGCCGCATTGATAAATCTTGAGAATGACCGCCAGTTAATAACACCGAATCCTCCACCACTGAGCATCTCAACTCACTTTTTAGTAGGCTTGCCTTGGGCCAGCTCGGGGGCACATGAGTACGCGGCGCGGTGCAGCCATCCATAGCCGTCAACAGCCAACGTCTCTCCGTTGaacttcttcagctctgTTGGCCTCTGGATGGACTTGAGAATCGGTAGCAGCCCTTCCGATAGTCAGCACAACAATTGCCCCCCCGACAAGCGGCTTTGACCATGCAATCCGCTGCCGTGCCATGTCATGTTATATCCATACCTGATACACCCATTTTGCAACCCTACCCAAAAATCCACGtacgaagaaaagaagagcaaaatttCAGGCTCTTCCATGCAGAAGGCCCCAACCCACTCTCTCAGTATCTGCGTAGATCAGCGAGTGCACCCATACATTGACCGCCCAGCCTCTGGACGCGGTGACTGCCGAGCACAAGGCTCAAGCAGACAGGGCACGTCAAGCCGTTCGAGATGGACTGCGAGAGGCCTGGATAACGCGTCGTGACGGCCGCCTGGTCGGACGGAGAGTcgagagagacgaggagCGTCTGTTGGTGTAGCAAGTGAAGCGATTCGGAGTGGAGGAGATTCACGGCGCAAGACCCTGGACTCTACGGGCGGGCATGTTGAATCTCGGTTAACGGGCGTCTGTCTGGCTCTGCGGTCGCTGAGACAAGCAAGCAAGACGCGCTGGGGGCCTTAATGGGCGGGTCCACGGCGCCTGGAGCGCGTGCCATAGCGCTGTTGGCGGGAGACGATGCCCGAACAGGGATAGATTGACCTGGCAACGGGGCCATTCTATTTACTTTGTGCGAGCCTGGAATATCTTCACGAGGCGGGTCGATATCAAAGGAATTCAAAATCCCATGTAAAGAATTCGATATGTACATCACAATATTCCAACCACAGAGATTTTGGTAACAGATTGGGTCCTGGCATATAGGGAAACTTGGCCTGCCTTGTCTGTTGACAAGGGACCACTGTTGACTAACAGCATCCCGTCACTTTTAGAGCGCGGGGGTGGGAGGGATGCTGAGATTCGCCTACGATATGCCGTAAATTGAGGGCTGGGAGGGGAACTTTGAACAAAACATCTAGATCGCTgtatataagtaaaataagaTTGAGGAAAGGTATACGTATTGGTTTTATACTAGACAATCAAGACTGGCATTGCTCTGTCGCAGAGGATGCACCAAGTcgacgcagcagcaaagctTTATCCGAGCTATAGCCGGCGTTTTGGTGGTTCAAGCCACTTGCCCAATTTAGCACCAGACCCCTGTTCGTAGGAGAAAAAAACCTTGCGCCTAACGACTGCCAGTGCCGCTAGGAAAAGAGTTGAAGATTTcaattaagaaaaaaaaaaaaaaaaactgaagCAATCATCTCTACAATCGTCTACTAAGCCATAAACCCCCGATTCACGAAGACACATAAGCCCTTCAAAATGCCCAACACTCTTCAGAAAGTCCGCAAACAGAtctccaagaagcgcaatGGAGACATCAACGCACTGCATGAAAAGTCCAGAAACTCCATGAGACTACACAAGGCCGGAGTGAGAGACCAGAGACTGGAGAAACTTGCTGCCGCCAGGAGTAAGAGGGAGCAGCCCATCGGTACGCATTCCAGGGATGAGTTTATGAGTCCCAGTCCGTAGCTAACCAGTGCGTTAGTGGAACGCGTCACATTTTTCCAGCAGAATGTGAGAGACCAGGGCGCTGAGCCGCTTGAAGTGGCGGCTATCCAGGCACTCATTCACACGTTAGTATTCCATCGCTTACCACACACACAAGGACTCGAAACTGACTGTACATCCGACGAAAAAGATTTGTTCATCAGTACGATGAAGAGTACGATGCTGTGAAGAAGACTCGCCGTGCTGGACGACCGGCTAGCACCAAGGAGGACTTGTTGAGAATCAAGATGGCCGCGCTTGAAGAAGAGTACACCAAAGGATTCTGTGAGTGATTTACAAACTGTATCGACAACTAGAAACGGACGTACTAATATTGTCGTAGTGCTCCCTGATGTTACTTCAGCGGAAAACGTCAAGCTTTTGGATGGGTGGGAAGGCTCATGGGTTTACCTGACCACCATCCCCTGGATCAAAGTCACCAATACTGGCAATGTTCGCAAATCTGAGCCGCCTTCAAAGGCCCTTAACTGAAATCGCCTGTCCTCTGAAATCTTACGCACGAGGAAGCAATCAACAGCTCCCAAGCGAGCCATAAAGATCTATAGAGCACCCCTGAAGGTGGCTGCTAGCTGCCTGAGCTCGACCGATTCGCATTTTCACAAGTATAGCAAGTTGCGATTCAAAAAATGCTCTTCCATTCTACCATGGTTGAACTTTTACCGCCACAGATTTTGGACCATATGCTGGTCCCATGGGAGATTGGAGTTCAACGACGGAGCTATGTTGCTTTGGAAGAAGGCACGAAGGCCAAACTTGCGGAAAGACATGCCTTCTACTTACGAATAATGCCAGGTCTAATTTTGAGACATGGCGCAAAACTGTCGGACAGCATACTGCATACAGTTAAAAGCCGTTTCGGCAGCTCTTCTCATGTCCAATTCAGGCACTAAAACTAGACATCGCTCATTTAGCGGGATAGTGGGCCTTGTAAGGCCATGCACTTTATATATGAATAAGAATTCACAATGATTAATACAtgttctattttttttttcttttaaaaacaGATACCTAAATAAATGAATTCCCACCATATCCATCATGTCTCGCTAGTCCGTAAAGAAGTCCACAAGCTCTCCCATCTATTTGAGTGCTTGCATGCCAGTTGAATCAATCACGTGGGGCCATAGAGCTGCTTGCAGCTCCAGTAAAAAATGGGGTAGCAATGCaaaacagcaaaagaaaaaaaaagttttagCACTACTTCGCAGCTACTACATCATTCCCTTCTCACGAACCACCTCCAACGTCATAATTCCAAAGCAAGCCCGAAATGCTCTTCGTCAGAAACCTCGCACGAGCCGCTCCTCGGACGCTCAGCCGCACGGCCGGTGCCTCCCTGCGCCCATCGGCCATTGCTCGCCCCAGCACGTTTATCAGGTCCCccgccatcaaggccctgcTGCCCACCCGAGCTGCCGCCTTCTCCACGACCGCTCGCCGAAGCCAAGAGgacgacgtcgacgtcgacgttgCCCTGTCTGCCAAGCTCGACAGCGAGATCCAGATTGAGGAGGACATCAAGGTcaatgagcagcagcccgcCAGCATCAAGGACTTTCTCGACAACAGCCCTTTTGAGCTTGTCGATACTCCCGGCCAGGAGGTTGTTAAGCTGACCCGCAGCTTCAACGAGGAGAAGTAAGCTTCAATTCACTCTCTCTATATGAAGATTGAATATTGACCAAAAACTCCTCTTTGCAGAATCaccatcagcttctccatcgctGACATCACAAACTTCGACCCCTACGCCGAGGACAACCTCTTCGAGGAGGACGAGCTCCCAGAAGAGTCCCTCCAGTCCGACAAGCAGCAGAACCCCGACGACGCCCTCGACGGCGAGGCCGACGAAGACGCCGGCGCACCCATCAACCTGTCCATCCTGATCGAGAAGCCCGGCAAGACCGACGGCGCCCTCAACATCGACGCCACCGCCCGCGACGGCGAAATCGTCGTCGACAACATGTTCTTCTACGAGGACGCCACCGTCGCCCGCATCGACTCCCCCCGAGGCCGCCCAGAAGCGCGCCGACGTCTACCCGGGCCCTCCATTTGGCAGCCTCGACGAGGACCTGCAGGTGCTGATGGAGCGCTTCCTCGAGGAGCGCGGCATCAACGAGTCCCTGGCCGTCTTTGTGCCCGACTATGTTGATGCcaaggagcagcaggagtACATCCGCTGGCTCAAGAACGTCCGCACTTTTGTCGATGCTTAAATGCGCTGAAAGGGAGAATgggggaaaggaaaggaaaatgtACGAATCTAACGTTGGGTTTCACGGtggaaaatgaaaagggaaattatgattttgttgttgtttggTTTCGACACAAACATTTGTGACTATAGAAAAACTgatcttttttgtttgtttgtttgtttgggAAATGTCCTCACTCATGTATTATATAAACGGCCAACGCTGCCGCCCTCTCATGGACTGATATCATGGCAAAATTCAAAATtcaaatatatatatttgttATTAAGACTGGTTCCATAagtttgaaaaaaaagaaacgaaataTCTATCCCAAAAAAGTAGCAACTATGTAGTGTGCTGTGAACACAATCTATGCGTATAGGCCAAATCAACCCGCGTGGTATATGTATATCATCAAGCCAGATTCAACAcctccctctctccctctctctgcctctctcttaTCCGTccaacaagaaaagaaaaaaaatctataCCAATATGCTTTATCCAATCTCTGCCATTTCTTACCCTACCTCTCGCCCTCACCTACCACACACATTTCTATAGAACGCCCTCAAGATCCCATTCGCTCTTCTGGGCAAGACCCAAAACCTGTTTGCCCTTCTCAGTGAGGTCGGGCTTACCGCCGTTGCCAACAACGTGTTCAAAGAAGACGGGCTGCCAAGTCTCCTTGTTCTCCTCTCGCTTCCGGGCCTTGTCTCGCTGGGCCTCTTCGAGGGCAACCTTGACCTCGGTTGCCTTGGAGTACTGCTTGGCGTGAATGGCCTCGGTGACGCCAGACCACAGGCGAAGCGATTCGTTGGGAAGCATCTGCTCGCTTGGGGGCAGAATCTTGGGCGCAACATTGAGTGGGACGATGTCGATAATGACGTGCTGTTCCTCGGGAGGGACCAGTTTCTGTCGCAAAACAATAGGTTAGCTCTCTTCGATACAAATAATTAACAGGGACAAAGGACGTACCACAGGCCTGGGACCTAACGTGAAAACAACCTTTTCCCTCCAGGGACCACTCAGCCGGGCCAAGACATCCTCATCCGGAACGTCCTGGACTCTGGTTTTGGTATCGTTCTCAGGGTCATACTTGAAAATGACACCATCAATCTTGTTTGTTGTGCGACCCAACCAGCCTTCCTCAACGTAGTGAAGAATGACCTTGATCTTCGTATCGGGGCATGTGATGTAAGCCATCTCGCTGACCGATACGCTCAGCGATCCGCGGAAGAGGCCACCCAGGTGGGCCGCAGGGTGTGTCAGCTGGTAGGTCTCGTTATCCCTCTTCTCAAgcgtgatgaagatgcccaTGTTGTGCTCGCCGGGCAGCACCTTGACAGATGTGCCAGTAAACTTGGCAGTGATCTGATCAAAGCCCCTAGCCGAGATGCCCTTTTCGGGACAGGCGACATGGAAGGCACTGACGGGAGGGTGATGTGATGTCTGTTCGGTGAGGTATGAGATTCGGAGGAGCGGGGCAGCCTCGCCGGAAAGGGCACCGTGTTGAGGGACGGTCAGAGACACCGACGAAGAGCTCTTTCCGCTATTGGCGGCCACCTTCAAGTTCGCCGCTGCTCCCTTGATGGAACTCGAGCTCGAGCCGGGGGTCTGAAGGTCGACGGTGTTTATCCTGGGCGCATTATCTTCTGTCTCCCAGTTACACTGTTGGAAGTCCCGAGGTTAGCACAATGCCGTCGACTGGGAGTTGTTGACACCCAGACAAGTGTTTGACGCAACATCCAACACCGGGTAGTGGGGCTGAGGCTGGGGGCTCACCCGGAAGAACTCGCCGAGACACGAGTTGTAAGGCTTGCAGGGCTTCCCCTTTGCATATTTGAGATCTTTTGTGAGCCAGAAGCGGACTACTTCAAGCATTCGATCGAGGGGCTCGTCGGAAGTGCCGATGGCGACGAAGGCGTTGGGTGCATCGAGATAGGTCCAGTATTCGAGATTGGGGGTGGGCTCGAGCAGCTGGGAGGGGAGCGAGAATCGGACGCTGGCGAGATCAGAGACGCCGATGAATCTATTCCACAAAGCTCGTGATTAGCATGGTTTCTGACGCAAAATCCAACGTTTTTCATCTGATGAACAGCCATTCCGCATAACAGATGGATCGTCTCTCGGTGACGCGGCGCTCTGCTCTCCAAAGCCCCACTAGGCTTTACCGCCGATTTCGCGTGACGGCACTCGGTCTAGGTGATGGCATCGCCTATGCCACCGAAGCAGCACGCCATGCAGAGGCTCTGAAACGAACAAAACGGATGCCAAAAAGAACATGTCCTACTTTTTCAAGATGCCCAGAAACGTCCGCAACTTGGAGCCCTCGTTCTGGGGCTCGTCCGGCGTCGTAACGGTTGGGGGTGCTGGTGACGACATGGTGCCCCGAGTTTGAGAATAGGCTGAACAACGGTATATTGCGGGATGGAGGGGAGGCTCCTAATCGATATGCACCGCCTTTTGCCAGATGAAAAGGGGGGCGATGAATGTTTGTCGACAAAGAACAAACACTGTCGATCGGGAGAGGCGTTggttgaaaagaaaaaaaaaagatgggcaAATAAAGTGCTCGTCTGCCTCTGACCGCAGAGTCGCGGGCCTTGTTGGGAACACGCAGGTGAGAGAGGATAGTTCAACCTTGATGCGCCGCCCCAGCCAAGAGGAAagggttaaaaaaaaaaacgctcTGGAGCCGGCCGAGCTGTGGCGTTTCAGAGCCTAGAGGGGTCGCCAGAGGGGGGGCCTAGAGGCAAGGAACAGGGATTCCCAGCGCGGCGGCAACCACTCAAGAGCGCCGCCAAGCTGGATGCGCCTCAGTGCCGGGGCGACTTTTGGAGGGTGAAGCGAACTGCCGGAGGATCGATATCTGGATGGAGGCTGCTGGAAGAATCTGGCGATGTCGTCTCCCCCCGTTGTCTTTTGTGCTCTTTCACATATAAATATTTtgtgtttcttctcttctgcttcttcttcttttctctgctaCACACTCACTGATAACCACATgcaaaaaaataataatccCAGGCTAAGACGACCCTGCGTGCATGCGTGCCAAGGCGGAAGATCCGTCAGGCCAATCAACGGCGCACATGGTCAAGTCGCTGGCTCTGGCAGTGGCATCCGCAGTGGCATCCGCAGCGGCCAGCCCAGGCCGTGACCTCGACCCCGTGTTTCTGCCGGACTAGTCATACGCGATACGACAAGATGTATGCTTGGTTTATCTGTTCCTGCAAACATTGGTGCCACAAGTGCTGTTATTAGTTAGCGGTACCGCCATGTCTGCCATGGAGCCATTTGGCAGGGCAAATTTCGATGCGGACAGATATGGCCATGGATGCGCAATCGGGATTTTAGACTTTTCGGGGTGCCGCTGCAGGCCGAGTGGCGCGGGAGGCGTGTGAAGCGTCAAGAATAGCTGAAGCTTACTCAGAAAACAAAGAGGCGACGTGATTGGGATGTGATTTCTATCCCGTTTCAAAGCGCCTTACATAATCCGCATGTGCTTTGGTTGAAGCAGATCATAGTGAAGCGGTTCAGGTTTCCGCAGATTGGCATCGATGTTGGATTTGCCTCCACAATATAAGCATTGATGGGTGGCATTTTCAGGGCTTGTTCAGAATATGTGACTCATCACATGGGTATCTTGACAATAAACTGGTCATGGTGAATATTGCAACTGAGCGTTCAGCTTCATTATCATTATAAAAGCCGCCATCTAACTACTATGATATAGCGATCAACTCTGATAGAACCTGCTCATATCAGGCATCATCTGCTATCCAGTTCTAGTAGTAACCAAAACTCCACCTTTGCACTGATGCACCGAGTACTCGTGCAAACCGAGAACTCCGCCTATACCAAAGAACTCCTCGAGATAAACATTTCGCTAAATACACTGACGCTTAAAATcttgctcctgctcctgctcctgctcctgctcctgctcctgctcctaCCCCTACCCCTACCCCTACTCTCTACTCCCAAAACAGAGCCGAATCTGCCTCGGGAAATAGTTCCTGGTGAAGTATTTCGTGCTGCGTCTGAGTGGGGTCGATGTGCAGAAACTCAGGGATGGGAGAGCCGCCAAAAGAGGGAGTCGACATTGAAGACATGGACTGATCGCTCGCAGACGAAGGTGAAAAATCGAAAAGGGGTGGGAACATGTCTGTCGGTGCCGGCGCCTGCGTCTGTGGCATTGCGAAATCTATGTTGTTGGGACCCCATTGTGGGAAGTGGTGAGATTGCTGAGGTAGTTGCATGGTGGCAGTAGACTCATATGCCGGGGGCGGAGAAGTAGGAGACATGGAAGACGGCATAGAAGAAGAGTATTCCTGGGGAGAATATGGCTGGAGAGGAGACGATTGCTGAGAGAATCTGCGGGCGTGCTCGTCGGCATGCGGAAACATCTGAGCAAACATCTTATTGACGTCGTTTTCACGCCAACTTCGGTCAGACTCTGCCAGCAGGTCTCTCACTGTGTTGGGGTTGACGACAAATCCGGGGGGCGCGCTCAAGCCCATGGCTGTGAATCTCGGCAAAAGAGCGTCTTCTTCGTACATCTCCTTGTTGAGCACTCCGGCCTCTGAGACGAAAAATCCCTTTCCGGTACGTGCCTTGTGGATGGCACTCGCCTTGTGAGCGGACTCTATCCGAAGCTCCAAGGTGCGGTCATCCCGGCGTGAAGCGGCAACCAGCGCACGCTCTGTGAATTCGAGACGAGGAAGCTTTTTCTacacaaacaaaaaaaaaattaatttcACAAAGTCACCCTGGAGTGCAAGATGCAGCAACAACGTAcctccttcttgtccttcttgcTGGTACCACTAGTTGCTGATAAGGCGTCTCTCGACTTTGTGTGTCTTGGCTTAGTCGTGCCCTTTGGCTTGGTGGTGCCTGTCTGCCGGGCCATGGcgaaagagagaagccagTAGGAACTGACAAACGCTGGGTAGATCCGCAGGCAGTTGTAGACTGGTGATGAAAGTTATTCACCAGCGGCTCGCGTGGTATAATGAAGTGGTAGTTGCTATTATCAAGATGGTATAATAGCGATTAGAGATATAAGTCAGCAGAGGTTAGCCAGACAGGATGAGCACGAGGAGGGGATTGGAGAGTGGCCGCGTTTATATGTGCCAACCCCCCGGGCTCCTGCGAAACGCCATGCCTTGAATTTCGAGGCTAATACAAGCTCCCGATTTCGATCTGTGCAGCTCCAAGTTTGGGCAATCGGATTCTTGGTAAGGCGATCGATCTCGATGGCGAGAAGCAGTTAGTGTGCGACTGAGGCCAAAGTACCGGCAAAGTAGCTTGGTGTGGCGCCAGGTGTCGTTCACTGCCTGTTTGGGCAATGCTTTTTGCGGTCCTGGCCAAGGGAGGGGAGATAACGTAACGAGCAGCCACAGATGGCTTTTGTATAAGAAGGAACAGCAAGAAATTCGCTGAAGACGCTTGACACGGTCTCACGTTTCTGTACGCGCCCTCGTGCTGTGCGGGGGGCTGGCGatagtacctaggtatagTTGTATGAGAATGCAGCTCTTGCAGCGAAGCGCTCCCCCACATCCCTATCGGATCATGATGTCCAACTCGGCTGTTCCAAGATAGGAGACGTCCTATATGGCAGCCCTTGCAGTAGACATCTCCTGGCGCTGTCTCAACGCTTCCGCAAGTCGAGAGGCTTTAAGATTCGTGCCACAGTCGGTATTCCAGCTTCAATCCATCCGACTCGCCCAAGAATGCCGACCGTCGATATCCGCAAGCATCACAAACGCACAGCCAGGCAGTGTCGCTGCCAGCAACCAGCGTGAACAGAGAACATGACTACAGGCAGAGCCAGCAAACGCCCACGGAGCTTTCGCTCCGCCCCCCATTCCGTGCTGAGCCTGCCCTCCCCTAAACTGGCGGTACTTGCAGGTACAAGCGC is a window encoding:
- a CDS encoding uncharacterized protein (EggNog:ENOG41), which gives rise to MARQTGTTKPKGTTKPRHTKSRDALSATSGTSKKDKKEKKLPRLEFTERALVAASRRDDRTLELRIESAHKASAIHKARTGKGFFVSEAGVLNKEMYEEDALLPRFTAMGLSAPPGFVVNPNTVRDLLAESDRSWRENDVNKMFAQMFPHADEHARRFSQQSSPLQPYSPQEYSSSMPSSMSPTSPPPAYESTATMQLPQQSHHFPQWGPNNIDFAMPQTQAPAPTDMFPPLFDFSPSSASDQSMSSMSTPSFGGSPIPEFLHIDPTQTQHEILHQELFPEADSALFWE